The Lolium rigidum isolate FL_2022 chromosome 2, APGP_CSIRO_Lrig_0.1, whole genome shotgun sequence genomic interval tcgcgtaccatagcgaggaggcgaaggatttcgtcgctgtcgtcttccacgaatggcagcaggcctttGAGGAGGGCCGAAacttcgagttcccggagaacatgacggacgacgagatggcggaggtcgtcgtcctcgtctccgagcacgacgcgcctgtgcagccgccgctgccccgctacgccgcCGCCGTCATGTCGCCGGGCCTATCGGGATGAAGCacttcgacaggcgctcctggagtaggcggcgcctccgccaccgccgccacagccgcaggcctgggcgcctccaccgccgccacagccgcagtatgcgggcgccgccgccacagccgcagccgcagtactgggcccctccaccgccgccacagccgcagcctcctcaaccttgAGCACCGgcagcgcgcccggcgtacgctcccccggatgccaACTGGCCTTGGGTCGTACCGGAGTACATCgtgatcgacagcgacgaggagcagcacagcggcgaggagcagtaggcgttttaggtttattttttaagtatgtaaactatgtttcatgtttaaaaaaaaaggattcgtcctaaaaaatgcgtcctaaaaaatgcgtcgtgccgctggagccacccccgacgcaaacggacgcgcggtcgatttcgaccaaaagggtcgacgcaaacggacgcgcgcggacgctaaaatgcttcgcgccgctggagatgcccttagcaccAAAATGCAAATCTGGAAGTGAATTGGTGTAATGCTTTCAAGTTGTAGTAGAGTTTTAGCACTGAACTGATATTTTGGCCGGCAGCATTGCGATCAACCTTCTTCACATGCttttgttttttggtttcaactcTTTCTCCTAGCATTTTTCACCAGTCGTATGATGTTTATATCCTCACAACTGCAGGATGAGAGGAGCAAAAGCTGGCGAGTGCAAGCTGTCTCTGTGGCCCCCGACAGATTCGAGAGCCGGAAGGCTCTCCCAGAGAAGTGGAGGGGCATGAGAGACGATGAACTTTCCAAGGAAACTGGCATCCCTGGCTGTGTGTTCATCCATATGAGTGGCTTCATTGGTGGGAACAAGACCTACGAGGGGGCGTTGGAAATGGCAAGAGCTGCGATCAAATGCTAATTTACAAGAGCACCAGGCAGTAAAGCAGTCTCACCTACTCTCACCAATTTTTACCATTGACTTGATTGGCATTTGAGTATGTACGTTCTGTTGCGTAAAATCAACCTGATAGAAGAGATGAGTTATCTGTATGAGGCTGAACAAGAAGAGTAACATTTGATAAAAGATTGATGGAACTGATTAAGTTGTGGCCCACTTCCCCAGTGTTTCTATTACTGGTGCAAGCACATTACTGTCGCTCATATAGTCATATGCATCTACAGTGAAAGTGCGAGAAGATCTATTACAGGCAAATATCTGAATTGTTATTTGCAAATGAAGAATACAGGAGACGAGGATTGTACGTGGATAGATACAGCCCTATTATGTGGATAGATACAGCCCTATTATGCACGAGATATGCGAAACAAGAACAGGAATTATACAGGCACATTCGCCGCAGGTCACGCCTTGACACGTTTGGCATCCGCGTAGGCGGTCTCCAGGTCCCCAAGGAAGAAGAGGATCCGGTCAGATATCTGCCTCTTCTTCTCGGCCTCGCCGCCCTGCGGCTGCGCTGCGTCCTTGGCACCGGAGTCGGAGCTGGTGCCCAGGTAGCTCTGGATCTCGCCCTGGTAGATGAGGTAGTAGTCGTTGCCTTCCCTGATGATCCTGACGCCCCTGGATGGAGAGAAACGGAGAGACGACTTTTGAGTTTTGTAAAATTAAATTCACGTATGTTCTGTCGTTCTGTGAGACTGTGACTGGAATCCTGAGCTAGGTGATTACAGTCCGTATCGGTCGCATCGGTCCTGCACGACGAAGACGTCCTTCCACGGCTTGGAGCCCTCCGGCTGCGGCGCGTAGAAGGCCGTGGCGTCGGCTCCCCATCGGCCCTCGAACAGCCTGCGCCACAGCTCGTCGTCGCAGGTCAGCGCGTTCCACTTCCTGCAGACTACAGTTCGGGCAATTCAGGCTAAGGGAAGTCGCGAATTATACATTCCTGTATGCAAGAAGAGGATAACGCGCCAGCATAAGAAGTAACGGAAGACTTTTTTGATCGGCGaggacgaaccttggggagcggcGGCGAGGGCCTGGTGATCGAGGAGGTGGAAGATCTTGAAGCACAGCTCCGCAGGCAGCACGTCCATTGATCCAGGAGAGACGACGACGAGCGGACAGGAGGAAGAGAGGGCGATGAGTGAGGGGAAGATGCGGGGAGGTGAAGCAAAGTTGGTTGGCCCGCGCCCCGCGGTAGTTAGATGCAACCGCTTGCGGTCCCTGCCTAGAAAAGGAAGCATAGAGCCATAGACGGCATACGGGCATGTTCATGTTCGTGCCGCTGACGAACGGGTCCCGCGGCGGCCGACGATGCGTGGTGGCCGGACGGTCATGGACATGGAGGCGGCGTGCGTATACCTGAGTTGTCATCATCTGCGCGCGACGTGCGCCTTCCCTTGTAGAGACAGAGCGGCGATCGCACGCACGCGAGCCGAGCGACACCTCGCATGCGCTGGCGCGCGCGCGCATCTGGCTCGATCTTGGCGATGCATCGCGAGGTCACGTGCGCCACCGCTCAGCCGACGGCCGTGCCACTGCACTACCTTGCTCCGTCTCTCTCGGAAAGCCATTTTGGCTCCTGAGCACAAGTCCTCTTGGTATATTTAAAAAACCGAAAATTTATATTTACAGGTTTTGTAttatgagctacacaaaaatgataaaatctgattttttttagaGATTTGAAATCACTATGCTTAGATTTACACTTATCGTTTTTGCACGTTTGTCGGATACACTAGCTACATTCCATCACGATTTGTTTTCAGGATTTTTTGAAACTTGTAAATaggattttcattttttttaataaaaagatCACTCATGCTCGTGTGCACCAAATCTCCGTACCAACTTTCTTCGATACTCCCATCTTAGTTCCAAAGTTTCGTCAAAAGAAATGTTGCTGTGTTTGGCAACAACGTTTTTACAAAGTATTCTAAAAAAAACTTTGGTTCTGAAAATACCATGGTATTGAATACTTTGAGGTTTTTGGTTTCAGCAAAAACTACAATTTTCCATACTTTGTTTATTCACAAAATTGCACTAATTTTAAAGTATAGAAAAAATAGGTCTTGACCTCTTTTTCCAAAACTGAAGTATTTGTTGCCTATACAATACATTTTTACAATActttggttttagaaaaacttagATGCCAAACTCAGCTTTAATTTTTTTCGAGTGCAGATTTTTGGCTCCTGGCACCATTGTTCTTGTTGCTTCGTAAAATTCGAAAGTCACATCCACGAGATTtaaaaaaaattttttttttgtatgtacCCAATGATTTATCTCACGAAGGTGTAAACTATGAGTTTCAAGTACATTGTATTCTAATCCGTTTGACGACTTTCCATCAACAACTAATAAGACTAGGTCGATTTAGGGAGGACGAGGGGCATCTCAGTGATTTCTTTGTAATTTTCGTTCTCGTTGAGATGCTTTGTGCCGTTCGATGTTTTTGATGTTTTTAATGTTAGGCTCCTATTCGTTAAAAAAAATGCATTATATTTTGAGCTACATAAAAGTAACAAATCTATGGATCTAAGTATGTATGCTGTCGAATTCCCAAATGTTACCAGATTTTGTTCTTTTTATGTAGCCCACAATATAAAGAATTTTGCAGTGCAATTTTTTATGCTTGTACCTTAAATGATTGACTATACCCAATTTTTCCCATTTTTGAAAATTTATaattatgtttttttattaattttaaaatgaaaaaatcactgaaacttgAGAGCCAACGACACCTTTTGGAAAATGTTTCTCTATAATGCTAAACCTATAATAtttttgttcttgttgttcttgtagTATGACAAATTCAATAGAACTAAATTGATGTGATACTACCTCTGCTCTGGAATCTAAGAGTTCACCAAAGCATTTTATATGAAGAAACGTAGGTACTAGTATTTTTTGGTTTGTTAAAGAATATGTTCAAACTTGATATGGTTTGACTTAGGATGAACGAAGGATATTTGTTATTTTAAAAC includes:
- the LOC124687359 gene encoding uncharacterized protein LOC124687359 codes for the protein MDVLPAELCFKIFHLLDHQALAAAPQVCRKWNALTCDDELWRRLFEGRWGADATAFYAPQPEGSKPWKDVFVVQDRCDRYGLGVRIIREGNDYYLIYQGEIQSYLGTSSDSGAKDAAQPQGGEAEKKRQISDRILFFLGDLETAYADAKRVKA